The genomic stretch acaccttcttctcagtgtGATTTGGGCGGACCCCTCAGCTACTCTACCCCTGTTTTCTCATCTGCACACCTGGCTGTTGAGGATTCAGAGAGATCACATGTGGGAATTTGTTAGCACAGGGTCTGGCCCTGGGAATAAACACTGTTGCTGTTACCCTGTGGCTCCCACTGGTCCCTTGTTCCACAAGGGATGGCAGGAGACTCGGAAGAGGCTGTTAAGtcggggtgggggtaggggagatgAGGAATGGGAGAGGTGTAAGTCTCAGGCCTAGGAGTAGATAGAGGGCCACCCTCCACCCCTAATCTGCTGAGGGAAGGGGTGAACACAAGTGGCTGGGCAGCACAAAGTACTTTTTGACCCAAAGATCTTGGCATATTCTCCATGGTAGGACTACCAGCCTGGCCACCTCAGCTCTGGTGTcaatagaagagaaggaaatgggaaggggaaagggaactGGGAGAGAAAAGGTGGAGGCTATAAGAGTGGGAGTCTGGGTAATGTCACCTACTCAGCCCCACCATGCCTCGAGAGGCCCAAAAGGAGAGGAGACTGGCCCCCAGACCCATCCAGAGCAGCCTGGTCCCATGGTGCATGAAATTTACAGGTTCATTCTGCCACCTAGACCTGTGCCAGCCAGGGGcacacacccacccatccacaccCCCAACACAGGTTCATCATAGACATAGACCCACCTACCATGAAGGAACAGCATCACTCATTAAGAAACAACAGAACCTCGCTTATTTTCCGAGAACAAACATCACGGCTGTAGCAAGGTACACCCACACACTCAAGACCACATCAGCACagggcatatgcacacacacgttaCACTCTGGCACCTAGACATGTAAGACCCTCACCTGACCACAGTGCATGCCTACCCCACCCTATAGCAACCTGACACCCACAGTCCATACTTAGCAACACACTAGAGAGGCACAGCATGAAATCATACACACCCACACTCTCGGGTGAAGACCCAAGGCAAGGGACCCACCAGAGGCTCACCTGACTACAGGGTATATATGTTTCTACTGAAGACACAGGGAACACATCACCAgaattctttcacacacacacacaccccgcatTCATATCCGCTCACACATGCAGACCACTCACCACCCTGTTTTCCACACCTATCATCTTACACTTGGCACATCCTCCTAGCTAGAGCTGGGGAGGGGCTCTGGGGAGCTCAGCCACTGGAGCGGGCCCTCAGTCctcacctgggggtgggggagagaaaggtATCAGCAGCGGCTCAGCTCCTTTCTCTTCcgtttctccctcccccacctccagtcCCTGCCACCGCTACTGCATTGCAGGCACCGCCCGACACCTCGTGAGCAATTGGGCTGGACTGGGGGCCTGACCCCATGGCCCAAGCAGTCACGGACAGCATCCCCGGCTGCGCTATAAAACAGGGACGCGTGGGGGCCACAGAGGTTGACGTCACAGGACAGGAGAAGATGGTTGAGGGGGCGTCGAGGGTCAGGGTCTCCCCTACATTCCTGTCATCTATTACTGCCTTGACCTACGTGGATCCTGAAGCCTCGACCCCTACCAGAACGCTGTCTCCCCAATGACGTCATTGCTGGAGGGGCTCCGGGACTTTCCTCCTCAATCCCTCTCCGGGGATCGCCCCTCTACTTGTCCCCTTCACCTCTCTACAGCCCTGGCTCCGTTCCCACTACTCGCCCCCGGTACCTCCTCCCGCAGCGGCTCGCCGTCCGGAACGAGCGCGGGCACCTCCCCGCAGTCTCCACCTTCGCCCTCCGGCATGGTGTCCTGGCTGCTCCGGCTGCCAGGCCCGGGCTCGGGGCATGATAAGCAGGGGCGCAGGGGGGGGCTGCGGTGCGGCCCCGAGGGGCGTCCGCTCGGCTCGGCGGCCGCTGAAGAGTGCGCGGAGCCCAGCCCGAGCGCGGCGGCGTTGGCGGCCGCGGTGCCCGGCGCCCCGCCCTCCGCTGACCCCGCCCCCGCAGCACCGGTGGCGCCGCTGGCCGCGCCTGGCACCGCGGGCacaccccatctccacccccTTGCCTGTGGGAAGCCCAGTCTGGACCGCCGGACGCCTGGTTTCTCTAGCCGCGCTCGCGCTTGCGACCTTGGGCAAGTCCTTGCTCTGCGGCACCCGAGTCTCCCCAACTGAGTAATGAAGAGGGCCATGGTGGGTGGACGTCCGCAGGTTCCTCTCTAGGGGATGGGTCCAGTACTAAGTCCACCCAGACTTCACCCCAGAAGCTTTGCTTGCTGACAGTTAATACCCAGAAGGGAAAGACAGTCTCATCTGCTGGATTCCAGGCTGGTGGGCTGGAGCCAGGGCACCAGGAACTCTAGGCTGCGCGACTTTTGACCAGCATGTTCAAGCCATAAACTCAGCCTTTCTATCTGAAAAATGGGAATGATATGTTGGATTAAATTCACTAGCATGTTTAGGccaggcgggggtgggggggggtggtgatACGTTTGCCCTGCATGGGACACCCTTTTCTCAGGTGTGTATAGCTCACGGGGCTGGTTTCTCACATTTCAgaggcctcaaattcagagattcacctacctctgcctcccggctgctgggattaaaagtatatttcACTGTTCTCCATCTTTGCatattttgtgtttacttttaaaaattactattttattttatgtgtgttttgcctgtatgtttgtctgtacaccacatgcaagcagtgcccacagagggcagaggagggtgttcaatcccctggaactggaatgatagatggttgtgagctgctgaaaGAATAATGGGAATCTAagcaggtcctttggaagagcgaCCATCTCTCCAACCGCACCCATTTGTTTACTTCTTGGGCCTAAATGTTTTCTGGCTATTGTCTATATGTAGTTAGTGTGCCTGGGCACTAGGAGGACATAGATAGGTGTTAGAAATGACATAGTTACTGTCCTCATGGAAAATATTCAAGGAAAATCTGATTAAAGAGGGGTTCAGAACCCAGACTCTAGCCATCACTCTGGGCCATGGTCAGGCCTCCGTTCCCTTTGTCCCTCTGTAAGGGCTAAAGTGATcccccccttttatttttattttttaaagatgtatttattttatgtatgagtgctctatcggcatgtacacctgcatgccagaagagggcatcagatcccattacagatggttgtgagccaccatgtggttgctgggaattgaagtcaggacctctgaggttttttttgtttgtttgttttttgtttttgtttttgtttttgtttttctgagacagggtttctctgtatagccctggctgtcctggaactcattttgtagaccaggctggcctcgaactcagaaatccacctgcctctgcctccaaagtgctgggattaaaggcatgcgccaccaccaccccgacaaaaatgtgtagcccaggctggcttcgaactcgtgatcctcctgcctctgcctccttcatcaAATCCTACCAGCGTACGCATCCACACCcagcaagatttatttatttattatatatatatattagtacacaatagctgtatagatggttgtgagccatcgtgtggttgctgggaccttcGGAGAGCAgtcagccaatgctcttaaccactgagccatctctccagccccgatatCCCCCCAAaagtaattacattttattttatttttttttgatttatttattgattatatgtaagtacactgtagctgtcttcagacactccagaagagggagccagatctcgttacggatggttgtgagccaccatgtggttgctgggatttgaactctggaccttcggaagagcagtcgggtgcccttacccactgagccatctcaccagccccgatatcccccccaaaaaaagtaattacattttaaatttatttgttttgtgtatctctctctggGCTGGATGGTGCAAAGATGTACACTTTAACCATAGCTCAAGTGTACAAATCAGAGGAAGATttctgggagttggttctcttcttccaccgtttgggaattgaatttaggttctcaggcttggcagtctgctgagccatctcacaagcaaGCTAACATGACTCTTAAAGGATCTGGACAAATGGATAAAAAGGGAAAGGCATATCTCCCGCATCCCAGGCGATGGAGCAAAAGCAGCCGTTGGACGGCATGGGCTGAGTTTGGGGATCAGAAAAGTCTGACCTTATGTAACTAAACGCTGAGTAGTTAGTCAGCTGCAAGTATCAGAGGGTGTGTCATGCTATCTACAGTGCCTGACAGTCTGTGAGAGAGGGACCCTTGGAGGGATTGTCTCCAGCGAGGATGGGAGTGGTTACAGCCTGGGTGGGAAGAAAAGAGCCTGGGAGACTAGGAGTGAAGCTTACGGGCCTCACTTGGAGATCACAGGACTGGTGATGACTCAGGAGACCTTCAGGAGACAGGTCAccacacctctgcctcccaaatctcCCGGACCACTGGAGAAAGCGATGGAACAAGGCCCAGTACAGATTCCTGTCCCATGTATACCACCAGGACTTCGTATCTTCTGGGTGGTCTCAGTTTCTGTCTCCTGCCCCGTGCgtgagtgcgtgtgtgcgcgtgagCGCGTGTGTGCATAACGTATTGAGTGCGATTCCAAACCCTCCCAGCAGAGGCCCACGCGGATGGGCCCAGCGGCGGACTCTACAGGGCATTTTCAGCACCGGCCGACGGACAGCACCTGTTCTGAAAGGAGTGGGAGGGCGGAGGAGGAGTCAGCGTTCCAGGGCTCTGGGCCGCGCTGTCACTCTCCTGGTGCGGGCAACAACAACACATTCTAGCAGGCCGGAGCTCCAAAACAGGACGGAGTGAATTGGAGGAAAGAGCACAGAGTAGGGGCAGGGATCAGTCAGAGCTTGACCGACCGCCGCATTCCTCTTGGACTGCATTGCGGCGGAGCCAGCTTTGTGCCCTGACTAGCTGGGTCGGTCCGGACTTTAATCTTCCTATTGGCGTAGTCGTGGCAAGGAGCGTCAAGCGCCTCTTGGCGCAGACGCGGAACTAAGTTACAACTCCTTCTCACCTATTGGCTGGTAGCGCCGCAAATTAGCCAGCCTACTAGTCAATCCGAGAACATCTTGAGCAGCTCCGCCCCCTATCTGTCGGAAGTTGAATATGACAAAACCCGATTGGAAGAGAGCTCACCAGTAGCCAATTGAAAGTGTAAAGGGGGAGGACCAGCTCCTCCGACGAGCCAATGGTAGACAGCGAAGTGTGACGCCAAGGACATGGCGGCGGCGATCGGACAGCCCTGGGACGTGTCGGGCTGTCGGGTAACTTCGGTCAGGACAAGGCAAGAGAAGTAGCTGTTTCAGTAGTGTTCGTACCCACGACTCAGCGAAGCCAGCCCTTGGGTAGAGCGAACGTCACGACCATGGCTTACCACTCGGGATATGGAGTCCACGGTGCGTGAGGAGTGGGGAGGGCGGGGCGCGGCCTGACAGCGGGGAGCCAAATACGCTGAGAGACCCACTGGTCCTGCTGGAGAGGGTCTGCGCTGACCGCTGCCCAGGGCGGGGAGAGTGTCTCTCGGGTTCCTGCCCTGCCACACTGCAGCGTGTCCTGGACTTCGCCCTTACTAGCCAGTCAGTCCTGAGATCAGGCTGCGACAGCACTACTGGGATCCTCAATTCTAATCCTGCATGTACCGAATTTGCCTCCAGAACTTCCTTTCCCTCTTACAACTCGGGCAGCATTCCTGACCACTGTCCAGGGATTCCGAATAGCCAGCGTTGCCTTTTCTACCTGTGTTAAGCCGAGGGATGTCTTTCCGGTGATTGTGCCCAAGCAAACGTCTTTTCACTCGCTAGTACTCAGGGATCATTTCCCTTGAGAAACTTCCTAGAAAACCCCAAATGGGTAGCCATGTTTAGGCACGCCTTTCCCACTGCATGCAGTAAATGATCCCCACCCTGACCCCTGAAGGATAGGAGATCGACTTTAAAACTCGTCCTGGCTTTTCCTCAACTGTTCGGTGCCTTAGGACCTATGCACAGCTTCCCAGCCCGGGGAAAGGGCAGTGGTCTGGGTTCTTGCGCTGTAATCCTGTAATCTACTTTGGTCCTCCCACACCTGCAGGTTCCAAGCATAGGACCCGGGCAGCTCCAGACCCTCCTCCACTCTTCGATGATACAAGTGGTGGTTATTCCAGCCAACCGGGCGGATACCCAGCCCCAGGAGTTGATGTAGCCTTCAGTGTCAACAACCTGCTTGGAGACCCAGTGGCCAATATGGCAATGGCCTATGGCACCTCCATAGCATCCCAAGGGAAGGACATAGTGCACAAAGAGGTGTGCCCTGGGCTcctgggagggagacagggcTTCTGGCTAGGGTTGGAGTGTCACAGGATCCCATCTTACTCCCCAGGCATCCTTTAGGAAGGACCACAGTAGGGCTGATCCAtagcctcttctctctttttttttttttttaaagatttatttattatatgtaagtacactgtagctgtcctcagacactccagaagagagagtcagatcttgttacagatggttgtgaaccaccatgtggttgctgggatttgaactctggaccttcggaagagcagtcgggtgctcttacccactgagccatctcaccatcccccaTAGCCTCTTCTCTTTACTTCCAGCTGCATCGTTTTGTGTCCGTGAACAAACTCAAGTATTTTTTTGCTGTGGACACAGCCTATGTCGCTAAGAAGCTAGGGCTATTGGTCTTCCCATACACACATCAGGTAAGCTTCCCACCAGGCAAGCTGGCCAGCCTCTCCCCACTCGCGGATAACCTGACTGATTCTCAGATCTCaaccccttctctctttctctctgctcctgtttACCTGACCACCTCTGCCACGGCCAGAACTGGAAAATGCAATACAGTCATGATGTGCCTCTGCCCCCGCGGAAAGACCTCAATGCTCCCGACCTCTATATCCCCAGTGAGTCTCTGATGTGGGGCTTGGGCACAAACGGGACTTGTGCCTTGAGCATAGTTAGGAAGACGATTCTGTTAATGACCCAGCGTTCACTCCCGGAGCTTTCCACGTGGGACTGTTACTAGACACTAAGTTGACAGGGTGACCAGTAGGAAACTTCCTGAATgtgaccttgatttttttttttaacactttccTGACTTTTAATGTGGACCCTGTCTCTCTCCAGCTTGGAGCTTGGGGTTTTCACTTGGCCCAGCAGTTTCCAGCTGTTTTACTTCAAACTTTAGATCCTCACAGCTGCCTGCGTTCCCATGGCACTTGTCAGGCTACCTACTTGCCTCTGCATTTCACTTTGCTCTGTCCCGTTGGCTAAGAAGGTTCAGGCTCAGGGCACACACAAGGAAAGCAGATATACTAGGGCAGAGCTGTCCAGAGGAGCTGTCAGGAAAGGCAGCCGCTAAGGTGGTTCCATCCTCTGTTCCTCTCATGACCTCTGTTACAAAGCTGGTACTGCCATCTTTTGTCATATGCTGAAGTCAAGGCTATAAGGCCTTAACTGCCCCATAGCTTACAGGTAGCAGGACTGTGCCTTCTGGTGGCTCCATCAACCTGGTGTCTGGGGAGTTGAAATTGCTGCTGAAGCCTGCCTGGCTCCCTACATCTTTGAGCTCCTGTGAAAACAGCCCATAGTTAACCAGGGGTTTCTGCATGGCCAGTGGCCAAACTTATAATTGTTGGTGGAGGGGGACCCTATTCCCAGAATCCTGGACCCTAGGACAACCTACGTTGTCCATGAAGCTTCCTTTTTGGTTCTAGTCTTGCCAGAAATCAGGCTGGTACCTGTCTAGGATGAGCAGAGGTCTTGGCTGTGgtgttaattttggagaaagtgcAGGGAGCTGATGAGTTTCCTAATGTGGGAGGGAAGGTGATGGCTTATGGTCCTGGGAGGCCCAGTAGTAGTCAGCTGGAAGGGGCAGTCGGAGAGGCACCGGGGACAGGACATTGGAGAGTGAAGTTGGGATAtgcagggagggaaggtgggagaggCTGGAGCACTAGTGGACTTGAATGCCTAATGAGGGGCTCTGGGTGAGGAAGCCTGAGTAActacttcctctcttctcttggcAGCCATGGCCTTCATCACATACGTGCTGCTGGCTGGAATGGCGCTAGGCATTCAGCAAAGGTTGgtattctcttctccctcctggcTTATGTCCCTTCCCCTATGCCAGGATCTGTGCCGGGTCCTAGCTCGCCCACCTCGTCCCTACCCTGACCTACCTTCTCCCATGGCCGCAGGTTCTCCCCAGAGGTGCTGGGCCTGTGTGCAAGCACAGCACTGGTGTGGGTGTTCATGGAGGTGTTGGCTCTGCTTCTGGGCCTCTACCTGGCCACCGTACGCAGTGAACTGAGTACCTTCCACCTCTTGGCTTACAGCGGTTACAAATATGTGGGGTGAGTGCCTGAAggctgagaggagcctgaaggGTCTCTGGCTACAGCTTTTGGGCCTATCTAGCAACAGCCTTCACTGTGATGCTAGAGAGAGTTCTACTCCGTCTCAACCTCCAGCTCTACGCTGTGAGTTGGTGGCTGTTTCTGACAGTCTCCCCTTGGAGCCAGTGACTTTAAGAGACTGGGGATTTGTTAGTTACCTTGGGGAGCCCAGCGAAGGTAAGGGGAGCTCGGGCCCTGAGACCGAGTCCTGAACCTTGCAGGTCTATTTGGAGTCTGTTTCTTTGTAGGGAACAGCCCGGTGTCGTGGGTCATGGTACTGGGAACAGCCTGGTGTCATGGGTCATGGTACTGGGTAGTTCTAGGCCCTGCTAGGTGGGGCTAGTCTTAGGCTCCAACCTCAGGAATGAATCACCAGTTCACTCCTGCACCCTCAGGATGATCCTTAGTGTGCTCACGGGGCTGCTCTTCGGCAGTGATGGCTACTACGTGGCCCTGGCCTGGACATCATCTGCGCTTATGTACTTCATTGTGAGTGTGGGGcggcccctccccctctcctctgggACACATTCCCCTTCCTAGCCCACTCAGCTCTCCTCTCTTCCAGGTACGATCTTTGCGGACTGCAGCTTCGGGCCCTGACAGCATGGGGGGCCCAGCCCCTCGGCAGCGTCTCCAGCTCTACCTGACCCTGGGAGCAGCTGCCTTCCAGCCCCTCATCATATACTGGCTGACCTTTCACCTGGTCCGGTGATCCCTGGTCCTTAGGTGGCACTCATTTTTCCATACATTGAAGATTTGGTTTCCTTAACTTGGCTTGACCCTGGTTCCTGGGACCTGAGGGGAAGCCATAGGTATCTGCTTTGCCCAGGGGACTAGGCTTCCGGCTTCTAAGAGAAGGGTAACAGATCCTGGGAGAGCATCCTCGAGGCATCTTTTATACTGCCTTGAAAAACAGCTGGAAGGGTCGCATCGGACACAGCTGGAAAGGGAAGATGGAAGGGTGGCTACAAGGAGACATTCCAGAAAAGCCCAGAGCAAGTAGGGCAAAGCTCACAGTGCTGGGGTTTAGCTCCGGGTTGTTGCCTCTAGAATATTCCACCTAACCCTATGTGTTCAAGCCTTCCAGAAGCAGAATTGGGGCTTGTGTGTTTTCAGTAGTTTATTCATATTTTGTCACAAATGTCAGGGGATGGGGTGCTGGACTCCTCCAGGCAACATAGAAAATAGGTCCAAGGGACAGGGTGGGTTGGTTTTGGGATAAGTAGAGACTGGGTTGGAAAGAgagcctggggaggggagagggcagacTAGGGATGGGGCTGCCCCCATGTTGAGCCTGCTCATTCCTGGTGTAGGTGCCCCCCCACCTGCACGGGGAGCTTCAGGGTGAGGGCCAAGGTGGGCTGCCCAGTATTTCCAGGATCAAGGTCTGCCTGTTGGCAGGGCCCAAATTCCCCTGGAGCGGACAAGACCGGAAGTCCTACCCCTTCCAGGACAACTGCCATGCCTAGCTGTAGGCTAGCAGAGGAGCCCCCACCCATTTGAGCTTTGCCTGGCCCTAGTCAGAAGGGGAGAGCTCTGAAGGCGGGGGTCCCCGCAGCAGCAGTTTGGGGGGTGGAGAGGCTGGAGGCACCagtgcctcctccctccccagggctGAGGCCTCTGTGGCCAgaggggcagggctgggggtgCACAGGCGTCCGGTCCGTTCTGGGCTTGCTCCCTGGCCGGCTTCCCCCTTAGAAGCTCACCAACGTATAAACCATACTGTGGGGGAGATGAGGCTGTGAACGTGTGTACCTGAGAAAGCCTGCCACCCTTCAGTCATGCCCTGAGTTGTCTATCACACTCAAAGGCAAAAAGAGGGACCCGGGAACTAAGGGCCCAAAGCTGGGGATGCCCCTTGCGTGGATCCCAACTGCTGTGGCCACAGCCTCACCTGTACAGGTAATAGAAGAAGGACAGCAGGTAGAAGGCGAGTTTGCACCAGGACTCCTTCTGGCAGTAGTTGAGGATGTCAGCATTCATGATAGAGACCGCATCATACATGACCTCAGAGCCATCCGCAGGACGGTGGAAGTACCTGGTGCGAGGGAGGCCTGAGTGCCCCCTCTAGCCATCCAGGTCTGACCCCcatcctgccctgcccccatctTTATGTCCCCTAGGTAACTGTTTGCCCTCACCTCCAGAGGTGGTAGAAGAGGAGGGGGATGTTGAGGCCCAGGGTCACCCACTCTGCTGCACACAGAAACATCAGACAGAAGAGGCCGTGGATGGAATATTCCGGGACCaccagctgggggggggggaggaggagggtgagaagTCAGTGGTCTGGTGCCAGGATGGACCCAATGGCACAGAGGGGTAATGATGTTGGGAAGTGCCAACCCACCATGATCTCAGAACTAAAAGGCCTTTCTGGCTAGCCATTCCCACCCTCCTGGGTGGCAAAGTGGACCAAATAGGCTCAAAAGAAAGGCAGGACTTGCTGTGGGCtacagagagcgagagagcgagcaGCACTAGCCAGGCGCTTCCTCACACTGACCttcctcaggagacagcagatgcgtTCGATGTTTTTCAAACGCTCGCGCTGTAGGGAAGGAAAGAGCCTAGATAAGGGAAGCCAAGGAGCAGAAACCAGAGCACCTCCCACGGCCCCGGGCGTGGTCACCAGAGGGCGCCAGAACTCTCTGCGGTGTATTCTCAGGCAAGCAGCCCGCCGTCCCCATGGTGACTGTCGCCATGGAAGGGCCTTCACCCGCATCTCCATGGCAACAGCCCAGAGCCTGGAAAAGGCTTCCCCACCAGGAGGAACCCGAGCCCTGAGTCCGCTCCAGGTGTTTGCGGGGGTGGGGACCGAGGAAAGGACAGGGTCACCTCATCAGCCCTCCACATTGCACCCCCATCTTCCCGATCTCCATTCCCACCCTCCACTATGACAAAAAAAGACAAACGGACGGACACACCTCAGCACAGCACATGTATCACTTACTGCCCGCGCTGGGTTCCCCTGGTCGATGGGGTTCTTGAAGTCAGTCCGCAGCTCATCAAAGGCTATGATCTGGGGGTAGGGGCGTGTGCCTGTCAAGGTTGGGGCAGGCCCACCACCCTTAACACCCCAGGCaccagatggctcagaggaaaaGAACACAGGCTTCTTGGAGGGATCTGGATGGTAACACCTccctcccagacacacacatacacacgcgcgcgcgccaCGCGTGCCTGTCCTTCCTTGGAATAGGGACATATAAGTGGAGACCCTGTTGAGTGGAGCTTATTTCTTAGTGGAGAAGAATGGTAGCTCCAGGCTCACACAGCAGTCGACAATGCCTAGTGTCTACTGCACTCCCCATACATTTCAAGACATGGCCTCTCCTCTCATGCTAGTACAGGAACCACAGAGGTTTGGTACACAGTTCTCGTCCAAGGAGAGCCCCAGGGCCTAGGAAGAGAACTCCTGATCAGAGTTGGGGGTAGCGCAGCACTCCATATGGGTTGGTGGGGTTCAAGCTGACTAAGCATTTGGTGAACAAATGGGAGAAACGCAGTCCAAGCAGTGGTGAGAACAGGTACAAAGGCACAGAAGGTTGAAAGAACATTCAGAAAGCAGCAGGCTCACGGGGTTGGGTGCTGTGCGAATGGGAAGAAAGGGAACGGAGCAAGGGGGGTAGTGGGGTCAACAGAGCTAGCTCCCGGATGGACGGCAGGCCAACAAAGACTAGATTTTAACATAGGAGTAGGGGGAGTCCTAGTGGTTTGGAAAGCCACGAAATGGGGACAACAGTTTAGAAATGCTGGGGATACAAG from Mus caroli chromosome 19, CAROLI_EIJ_v1.1, whole genome shotgun sequence encodes the following:
- the Yif1a gene encoding protein YIF1A isoform X1; this translates as MAYHSGYGVHGSKHRTRAAPDPPPLFDDTSGGYSSQPGGYPAPGVDVAFSVNNLLGDPVANMAMAYGTSIASQGKDIVHKELHRFVSVNKLKYFFAVDTAYVAKKLGLLVFPYTHQNWKMQYSHDVPLPPRKDLNAPDLYIPTMAFITYVLLAGMALGIQQRFSPEVLGLCASTALVWVFMEVLALLLGLYLATVRSELSTFHLLAYSGYKYVGMILSVLTGLLFGSDGYYVALAWTSSALMYFIVRSLRTAASGPDSMGGPAPRQRLQLYLTLGAAAFQPLIIYWLTFHLVR
- the Yif1a gene encoding protein YIF1A isoform X2 is translated as MAYHSGYGVHGSKHRTRAAPDPPPLFDDTSGGYSSQPGGYPAPGVDVAFSVNNLLGDPVANMAMAYGTSIASQGKDIVHKELHRFVSVNKLKYFFAVDTAYVAKKLGLLVFPYTHQNWKMQYSHDVPLPPRKDLNAPDLYIPTMAFITYVLLAGMALGIQQRMILSVLTGLLFGSDGYYVALAWTSSALMYFIVRSLRTAASGPDSMGGPAPRQRLQLYLTLGAAAFQPLIIYWLTFHLVR
- the Cnih2 gene encoding protein cornichon homolog 2 — protein: MAFTFAAFCYMLTLVLCASLIFFVIWHIIAFDELRTDFKNPIDQGNPARARERLKNIERICCLLRKLVVPEYSIHGLFCLMFLCAAEWVTLGLNIPLLFYHLWRYFHRPADGSEVMYDAVSIMNADILNYCQKESWCKLAFYLLSFFYYLYSMVYTLVSF